In Thauera sp. JM12B12, one DNA window encodes the following:
- a CDS encoding MFS transporter, with protein MIGPHLLPLLLLYGLMLPVTGMVPVLPDFTAQRFPGLGQFASHLFMSVNMIGALIGAPLAGLLSDRLGRRRTLAVAALAVNGLTLLGIAWVYAHGDSYGLLLGLRLLEGFAHMSALSLLMALAADHADHAGQAGLGARMGAVGACISLGVATGAPLGGFIGGLAPLWVPLGGGLLSIMLALVGLFGLADSTTARPRMAAAEIVATLRKRRQLVVPLAFSFADRLTVGFIVSTLSLYLGLVIGFDARQIGLAMAAFLVPFSVLTYPAGHLSRHWDPLTMMVAGSVLYGVFLALLAFLPGERILAAMAVGGVIAALMYAPSLVLAAQYGGTDCRASALAAFNMAGSLGFAAGPLLSSMLLAVFGLWMARPYAPVFVIIGAIEIVLALGVLALVRSGRLQAQSAAA; from the coding sequence ATGATCGGTCCCCATCTGCTCCCTCTGCTGCTGCTCTACGGCCTGATGCTGCCGGTCACCGGCATGGTCCCGGTGCTGCCCGATTTCACCGCGCAGCGCTTTCCCGGGCTCGGACAGTTCGCCAGCCACCTGTTCATGTCGGTGAACATGATTGGTGCGCTCATCGGCGCCCCGCTCGCCGGGCTGCTGTCCGACCGCCTCGGCCGGCGACGGACGCTTGCGGTCGCCGCACTGGCGGTGAATGGACTCACCCTGCTCGGCATCGCCTGGGTCTATGCGCACGGCGACAGCTACGGATTGCTGCTCGGCCTGCGCCTGCTCGAGGGCTTCGCGCACATGTCCGCGCTGTCGCTGCTGATGGCGCTCGCCGCCGACCACGCCGACCACGCCGGACAGGCCGGGCTGGGTGCGCGCATGGGGGCGGTGGGCGCCTGCATCAGCCTGGGCGTCGCCACCGGCGCGCCGCTCGGCGGCTTCATCGGTGGCCTCGCCCCGCTGTGGGTGCCGCTCGGCGGCGGCCTGTTGTCGATCATGCTCGCGCTCGTCGGGCTGTTCGGGCTCGCCGACAGCACCACCGCGCGCCCGCGCATGGCCGCGGCCGAGATCGTCGCCACCCTGCGCAAGCGCCGGCAGCTGGTGGTGCCGCTCGCCTTCTCGTTCGCCGACAGGCTCACCGTGGGCTTCATCGTGTCCACGCTGTCGCTCTACCTCGGCCTCGTGATCGGCTTCGATGCGCGCCAGATCGGGCTCGCGATGGCCGCCTTCCTGGTGCCGTTCTCGGTCCTCACCTACCCGGCCGGACACCTGTCCCGGCACTGGGATCCGCTCACCATGATGGTGGCAGGCAGCGTGCTGTACGGCGTCTTTCTCGCGCTGCTGGCTTTTCTGCCGGGCGAGCGCATCCTCGCCGCGATGGCCGTCGGCGGCGTGATCGCCGCGCTCATGTACGCGCCCTCGCTCGTGCTCGCCGCGCAGTACGGTGGCACCGACTGCCGGGCGAGCGCGCTGGCCGCGTTCAACATGGCGGGCTCGCTCGGCTTCGCCGCCGGGCCGCTGCTCAGCAGCATGCTGCTGGCGGTGTTCGGGCTCTGGATGGCGCGTCCCTATGCGCCGGTATTCGTGATCATCGGCGCCATCGAGATCGTGCTCGCCCTGGGCGTGCTGGCGCTGGTGCGCAGCGGACGCCTGCAGGCGCAAAGCGCGGCGGCCTGA
- a CDS encoding UDP-2,3-diacylglucosamine diphosphatase — MQSVRAIFISDVHLGTRACQAERLLEFLRTHESEYLYLLGDIIDFWAMNRSVQWAPAHNTVVQKVLRRARHGCQVFFIPGNHDEALREYAGIAFGDIRVEAEWVHETLDGRRLWLVHGDEYDQVTRHHRWVAVLGDVAYNALVRINLVLSRLRRLMRRPGYWSLAGYAKQKVKKAVSFIFDFEDAVAHAAQQRGMDGVVCGHIHWAADRRIGNIRYLNCGDWVDSCSAIVEHFDGRIEVVRWGVQGELRTLPAADAVHPDHAPDPTR, encoded by the coding sequence ATGCAGAGCGTGCGCGCGATCTTCATCTCGGACGTGCATCTGGGCACGCGCGCCTGCCAGGCCGAGCGCCTGCTCGAGTTCCTGCGCACGCACGAATCCGAATACCTCTACCTGCTCGGCGACATCATCGATTTCTGGGCGATGAACCGCAGCGTGCAGTGGGCACCCGCCCACAACACGGTGGTACAGAAAGTGCTGCGGCGCGCGCGCCACGGCTGCCAGGTGTTCTTCATCCCCGGCAACCACGACGAGGCCTTGCGCGAATATGCCGGGATTGCCTTCGGCGACATTCGCGTCGAGGCGGAATGGGTGCACGAGACCCTGGACGGGCGCCGGCTGTGGCTCGTCCACGGCGACGAATACGACCAGGTCACCCGCCATCACCGCTGGGTCGCGGTGCTCGGCGACGTTGCCTACAACGCGCTGGTGCGCATCAACCTCGTGCTGTCACGGCTGCGCCGGCTGATGCGGCGGCCCGGCTACTGGTCGCTGGCCGGGTACGCGAAGCAGAAGGTCAAGAAGGCGGTCAGCTTCATCTTCGACTTCGAGGACGCGGTCGCCCATGCCGCCCAGCAGCGCGGCATGGACGGCGTGGTGTGCGGCCACATCCACTGGGCGGCCGATCGTCGCATCGGCAACATCCGCTACCTCAACTGCGGCGACTGGGTGGATTCGTGCAGTGCGATCGTCGAGCACTTCGACGGCCGCATCGAGGTGGTGCGCTGGGGCGTGCAGGGCGAGCTCAGGACGCTTCCGGCGGCGGACGCGGTGCATCCCGATCACGCACCAGATCCCACGCGATGA